Proteins encoded within one genomic window of Patescibacteria group bacterium:
- the leuS gene encoding leucine--tRNA ligase translates to MKYDFPQLDHKWQKIWADSKQFNAPTSSKSKKYVLDMFPYPSGDGMHIGHVRIYTASDVLSKYLMMNGHSVLHPTGWDAFGLPAENYAIKHSVHPTVSTSKNISNIKRQMSELGFGYNWDREINTTNPEYYKWTQWIFIQLYKAGLAYEADVPINWCPKDKTGLANEEVINGKCERCGTLVEKRNMRQWMLKITAYADRLLADLDQLDWPEHIITMQRNWIGKSNGATIKFRLEKSNQMAEVFTTRLDTLFGATYVVLAPEHPLVGSVVSPDQRAEVERYIKDTAEISEFERIAVDKPKTGVFSGTYAINPVNDAKIPIWIANYVLPHYGTGAIMAVPAHDERDYAFAQKHQLPIISVIKSKDSEGQLPYVGDGVLENSGEFNGLTVNDATKKIVAKLSQNHLAELKTQYKLRDWVFSRQRYWGEPIPIIHCDKCGAVPVPDADLPVKLPEVEKYEPTGTGESPLAAISDWVNVKCPKCGGAAKRETNTMPQWAGSCWYYLRFIDPQNKAEFASQALLKEWLPVDCYLGGAEHAVLHLLYARFWHKFLFDQKLVPTSEPFQRLESVGIVLANAYKDSAGRYVHISDVVVDGEMAFHKSTSEVLTVEVEKMSKSKGNVVSPDDVITKFGADALRVYMMFIGSWNEMCSFDIQGLQGSSRFLYKAASLSELLEDKGSEQIDLITAKSVIKVTSDIEKMQFNTAISQLMIFANHLSTLKTINVTQYEYLLQLLAPFAPHLVEELWQKIGHDTSIFNTSWPKIDPKLAIDENVTIVVQVNGKVRSKIIIPIHTSETEVVTAAKQDSKISPLLNQGILKVIYVPDKLVNIVTK, encoded by the coding sequence ATGAAATACGACTTTCCGCAACTTGATCATAAATGGCAAAAGATATGGGCTGACTCCAAGCAATTTAACGCCCCAACTTCGTCTAAAAGTAAAAAATATGTATTAGATATGTTTCCGTATCCTTCCGGAGACGGCATGCATATTGGGCACGTGCGAATTTATACCGCGTCAGATGTGTTGTCAAAATATTTAATGATGAATGGTCACTCGGTGCTGCATCCAACCGGATGGGACGCATTTGGCCTGCCCGCTGAAAATTACGCAATCAAGCACTCGGTTCATCCAACCGTTTCAACCTCAAAAAACATCTCTAATATCAAGCGTCAAATGTCCGAGTTAGGTTTTGGCTATAACTGGGACCGTGAAATCAATACCACCAACCCGGAATATTACAAATGGACTCAGTGGATATTTATCCAACTGTATAAGGCGGGTTTGGCTTATGAAGCCGATGTTCCAATTAATTGGTGCCCCAAAGACAAAACCGGTTTGGCAAACGAAGAGGTGATTAACGGCAAATGCGAGCGTTGCGGCACTTTGGTTGAAAAACGCAATATGCGCCAGTGGATGCTAAAAATTACTGCCTATGCTGATCGATTATTAGCAGATTTAGATCAATTAGATTGGCCGGAACATATCATAACAATGCAGCGAAACTGGATTGGCAAATCTAACGGCGCTACAATCAAATTTAGACTCGAAAAATCTAATCAGATGGCCGAAGTATTCACCACCCGTCTAGACACCTTGTTTGGTGCCACCTACGTCGTTCTTGCCCCAGAACACCCTCTGGTTGGCTCAGTAGTCAGCCCAGACCAGCGCGCTGAGGTTGAGCGGTACATTAAGGATACAGCCGAAATAAGTGAGTTTGAGCGCATTGCAGTGGATAAGCCCAAAACCGGCGTTTTTAGCGGTACTTACGCTATAAATCCGGTTAACGATGCCAAAATTCCAATATGGATTGCCAACTATGTTTTGCCACATTACGGCACCGGCGCCATTATGGCCGTGCCGGCACACGACGAACGGGACTATGCATTTGCTCAGAAACATCAACTACCAATTATCTCGGTAATAAAATCAAAAGATAGTGAAGGACAATTGCCATACGTTGGCGACGGTGTATTAGAAAATTCAGGCGAGTTCAATGGTCTAACTGTTAACGATGCAACTAAGAAAATTGTGGCGAAATTGAGCCAAAATCATCTAGCCGAACTAAAAACTCAATACAAATTAAGAGACTGGGTATTTTCACGCCAGCGATACTGGGGCGAACCCATTCCCATTATTCACTGTGATAAATGTGGCGCGGTACCGGTGCCAGATGCAGACCTGCCGGTAAAATTACCTGAGGTTGAAAAGTACGAACCAACCGGTACCGGTGAATCACCGCTAGCTGCAATTTCTGATTGGGTAAATGTAAAATGCCCCAAGTGTGGCGGGGCAGCTAAGCGCGAAACTAACACCATGCCACAGTGGGCCGGTTCGTGTTGGTATTATTTGCGATTTATCGACCCTCAAAATAAAGCTGAGTTTGCTAGCCAAGCGTTATTAAAAGAATGGTTGCCTGTTGACTGTTATTTGGGCGGCGCCGAACATGCGGTTTTACACTTGCTTTACGCGCGATTCTGGCATAAGTTTTTGTTTGACCAAAAGTTGGTGCCCACATCTGAACCATTTCAACGGTTGGAATCAGTTGGAATAGTTTTGGCAAACGCCTACAAAGATTCCGCCGGACGATACGTTCATATTTCGGATGTGGTAGTAGATGGTGAAATGGCATTCCATAAATCGACCAGTGAAGTATTAACGGTTGAAGTTGAAAAAATGAGCAAATCCAAAGGGAATGTAGTTAGCCCGGACGATGTAATTACCAAGTTTGGCGCAGACGCGCTAAGAGTTTACATGATGTTTATTGGCAGCTGGAACGAAATGTGCTCGTTTGATATTCAAGGCCTCCAAGGGTCATCGCGGTTCTTGTATAAAGCAGCATCCCTGTCGGAACTCCTAGAAGACAAGGGTTCAGAGCAAATTGATTTGATTACCGCTAAGTCCGTTATTAAAGTTACAAGCGATATTGAAAAAATGCAGTTCAACACCGCCATTTCTCAACTAATGATATTTGCCAACCATTTATCTACCCTAAAAACCATCAACGTCACCCAATATGAATATTTATTACAGCTACTCGCGCCATTCGCGCCGCATTTGGTCGAAGAGTTATGGCAAAAAATCGGACACGATACATCAATATTTAATACCAGTTGGCCAAAAATTGATCCAAAACTAGCAATTGATGAAAATGTCACCATTGTAGTGCAAGTTAATGGCAAAGTAAGATCAAAGATTATCATACCTATTCATACTTCTGAAACAGAAGTTGTTACGGCGGCAAAACAAGATAGTAAAATTTCGCCGTTGCTAAACCAAGGAATATTAAAAGTGATTTATGTTCCGGATAAACTGGTAAATATTGTTACCAAATAA
- a CDS encoding alpha/beta hydrolase: MYNVDMDFCRHLSYILIKMNQTDSSIYSKTGKGPDLILLHGWRNDRSIFDNIVPELAKNFTCWTIDLPGFGSNPRPKTSWDIKQYANYVNRFIDEHNIKSPSIVGHSFGGRVAIVLATLNSDIKKVVLYATPGVRQPLPRFTSMAQAMYRSLGRTTNILNKTMLMRRIRKSVQSEDYRQAQELKDIFISTINFDLAPYMEKLNQTVLLVWGEDDHVVPVKIAQSMQQIIPHSDIKIIPKGSHTAHLENPRLFCGLIRKYIND; this comes from the coding sequence ATGTACAATGTTGATATGGACTTTTGCCGTCATTTAAGTTACATTTTAATCAAGATGAATCAAACCGATAGCTCAATTTATTCAAAAACTGGTAAGGGGCCAGATTTGATATTGCTTCATGGTTGGCGCAATGATCGATCAATTTTTGATAATATTGTCCCAGAGCTTGCCAAGAACTTCACTTGCTGGACTATTGATTTGCCCGGTTTCGGCAGTAACCCTCGCCCAAAAACCAGTTGGGATATTAAACAATACGCTAACTACGTTAATCGCTTTATTGACGAGCATAACATCAAATCCCCCAGTATTGTGGGCCATTCGTTCGGTGGCCGCGTAGCTATTGTACTTGCGACGCTTAATTCGGATATCAAAAAAGTGGTTCTATATGCTACTCCCGGCGTGCGGCAACCACTGCCCCGTTTTACTTCAATGGCTCAAGCAATGTATCGTAGCCTTGGCCGCACGACCAATATATTGAATAAAACCATGCTAATGAGACGAATTAGAAAAAGTGTGCAATCTGAAGACTATCGTCAGGCACAAGAGTTAAAAGACATATTTATTTCCACCATCAATTTCGATCTTGCTCCTTATATGGAGAAACTCAATCAAACTGTATTACTAGTTTGGGGCGAAGATGACCACGTTGTGCCGGTGAAAATTGCTCAGAGTATGCAGCAAATTATCCCCCATTCAGACATTAAGATTATCCCGAAGGGATCGCACACTGCTCATTTGGAAAACCCCAGGCTGTTTTGTGGCCTAATCAGAAAGTACATTAATGACTAA
- a CDS encoding Mur ligase family protein — translation MTNIVSLIWPFLDFVYILQLEDYDTASYFKWVYTRFFKRQLQYVGKITWTKKAQAILSVALGLYLALIYFFWPVGVIYQLAVIVFFTCLIPLIVGLANLICSPIDLYIKQNTIKLAKAKLSQMPDCIVVAIAGSYGKSTVRYFANQLLNPDFAVHTPKENHNTMFSLAQDIVNELPVKTKYYLVELGEYNVGDFKRYIGLLDPEIVVVTAIGPQHLSSFGSQAAIDSEFNDLISITKNKIHLLNAENDGIKRVFGDDVAQIGQYNQQYLENNFNNVNADIMSIPQLKQCAAAAVVLASALGVSKETIQPHITLLHPVERRMDVTEQNGITIIDDTYNINPESAKAALSYLETLKGRKIIVTGGIVDQGQSSDNANIVFADQISQVCEIAIIAQTIYAPLIIDTIKDRNKLCRVIESPHPSRTPSILKEILQSGDNVLLQNELPDLYWH, via the coding sequence ATGACTAATATTGTCAGTTTAATCTGGCCATTTTTGGATTTTGTATACATTTTACAGCTGGAAGATTACGATACGGCCAGTTACTTTAAATGGGTATACACTCGGTTTTTTAAACGTCAACTTCAATATGTTGGAAAAATTACGTGGACTAAAAAGGCCCAGGCTATTTTAAGCGTAGCCTTGGGTTTGTATTTAGCGCTGATCTACTTCTTTTGGCCGGTTGGGGTGATATATCAATTGGCGGTAATCGTATTCTTTACTTGTCTGATACCACTGATTGTTGGCTTAGCAAATCTAATTTGCTCCCCAATTGATTTATATATAAAACAAAACACCATTAAACTGGCTAAGGCAAAGCTATCACAAATGCCGGATTGTATTGTGGTTGCCATTGCCGGAAGTTACGGTAAATCGACAGTACGGTATTTTGCAAATCAACTTTTAAATCCAGATTTCGCAGTTCATACGCCAAAAGAAAATCACAACACTATGTTTTCGCTAGCGCAGGACATTGTGAATGAACTACCGGTAAAAACCAAATATTATTTGGTAGAGCTGGGTGAATATAATGTTGGTGATTTTAAGCGCTATATTGGGTTGCTTGACCCGGAAATTGTGGTAGTAACGGCAATTGGCCCACAGCACCTGTCTTCATTTGGCTCACAGGCTGCGATTGATTCGGAATTTAATGATCTAATAAGCATTACTAAAAATAAAATCCACCTGTTAAATGCCGAAAACGATGGAATTAAGCGTGTTTTCGGAGACGATGTTGCCCAAATTGGCCAGTATAATCAGCAATACCTCGAAAATAACTTTAATAATGTGAACGCCGATATTATGAGTATTCCGCAACTAAAACAGTGCGCGGCGGCTGCGGTAGTTTTGGCATCCGCGCTTGGCGTTTCAAAAGAAACTATTCAACCGCATATTACTTTACTGCATCCGGTTGAGCGTCGAATGGATGTAACCGAGCAAAATGGTATTACGATTATTGATGATACGTACAACATCAATCCAGAGAGTGCAAAGGCAGCTCTGTCGTATTTGGAAACGCTAAAAGGGCGAAAGATTATTGTTACCGGCGGGATTGTAGATCAAGGACAATCATCTGACAACGCCAACATTGTATTCGCGGATCAAATTTCGCAAGTGTGCGAAATTGCAATTATTGCTCAAACTATTTATGCGCCGTTGATTATTGATACCATCAAAGACCGTAACAAATTGTGTCGCGTTATCGAATCGCCTCACCCAAGCCGAACCCCGTCTATATTAAAAGAGATCTTACAAAGCGGCGACAACGTTTTGTTGCAAAACGAACTCCCAGACCTTTATTGGCACTAG
- a CDS encoding D-alanine--D-alanine ligase family protein, whose protein sequence is MKKNLLLMFGGPSVEHDVSVITAMQALKYIDHSAYNIIPFYWTNDGQFLTVYDPPLNPHELLAKLAKKGVEVSIQNNHLLYKSGLFSIKPLTIDIAFPLFHGTGGEDGAVQGLLEALDVPYVGCNVSASALGMDKILFKAIMHENKIPVLPYQAVNSPSDKVNIGFPVIAKPSHLGSSIGVAKADNQKQLTESFATIFQLDTQAIVEPYLTNMIEINCSVLGTAKACESSVCEQPISSSEILSYADKYLHNGKGKKGAKGMASLDRRIPAPISEAESKKIKTYAENVFKVLGCSGVARVDFMIDQSNSNIYVTEINTIPGSLSFYLWEASGLNYPDLIKRLFAIAVEQHQIKHKLVRQYKSDILQKI, encoded by the coding sequence ATGAAGAAAAACCTACTGCTAATGTTCGGCGGTCCAAGTGTGGAACATGACGTATCGGTGATTACCGCAATGCAAGCGTTAAAGTATATCGACCATAGCGCATACAACATTATTCCGTTCTATTGGACAAATGATGGTCAGTTTTTGACGGTTTATGATCCACCTCTTAATCCGCACGAATTACTGGCTAAATTAGCCAAAAAGGGAGTAGAAGTTTCAATTCAAAACAATCACTTGCTATATAAGAGTGGATTATTCTCAATTAAGCCATTAACAATTGATATTGCCTTCCCGTTATTCCATGGCACAGGTGGCGAAGATGGTGCGGTACAAGGGCTACTAGAGGCACTGGACGTGCCATACGTTGGTTGCAATGTCTCGGCATCGGCCTTGGGCATGGACAAAATTTTATTCAAAGCAATTATGCACGAAAACAAGATTCCCGTATTGCCATATCAGGCCGTCAACTCTCCGTCCGATAAAGTAAACATTGGTTTTCCGGTTATCGCCAAGCCTTCTCACTTGGGATCAAGCATTGGCGTGGCTAAGGCAGATAACCAGAAGCAACTGACCGAAAGTTTTGCTACAATTTTTCAGCTTGATACTCAAGCAATTGTTGAGCCTTATTTAACAAATATGATAGAAATAAACTGCAGCGTGCTCGGCACTGCTAAGGCGTGTGAGTCCTCTGTGTGCGAACAGCCAATTTCCTCAAGCGAAATCCTATCGTATGCCGATAAATATTTGCATAACGGTAAAGGTAAAAAGGGCGCAAAAGGTATGGCCAGTTTAGACCGTCGAATTCCAGCCCCAATTTCGGAGGCAGAGTCTAAAAAAATCAAAACATACGCTGAGAACGTGTTTAAGGTGCTCGGGTGTAGCGGGGTAGCCAGAGTAGATTTTATGATTGATCAAAGCAACAGCAATATTTACGTTACCGAAATAAACACTATTCCGGGCTCACTATCTTTCTATCTTTGGGAAGCTAGCGGCCTAAATTATCCGGATTTAATTAAAAGATTGTTCGCAATAGCGGTTGAACAGCATCAAATCAAACACAAACTAGTCCGACAATACAAATCGGACATACTTCAGAAAATCTAG
- a CDS encoding HAMP domain-containing sensor histidine kinase — protein sequence MSSLYWRQFLYSVVIVICIPAILIANLILHNNNFTTLLNQELQSKAELTAQALSTTVTDSLSQPDVISAKISALIKNSDIKEITVYKYNNNAFSVVSTTNPENEVKVLDAPSSNTAWNEKRAIATQFGSANTNDHVYTVTTPIYDADGNAAALLVSQISVADIDALVKSNNQQTLYFLLASILVIFILLINHFHFVGYAKLLYALKNVNQLKDRFLNRTTMDLQEPLMNIKSSSESFNKLYSQSVDANGLKMISDINAESVKMLEVVKELLDLSKIEHNQIELQRQPINPMKICADVVAKLAPVTMAKQINISLNIDKTQGLISVDQSRLSQEISMLLNVFIEHMENGEIKIAYEQITKNRWSVTISSDTFRYKDAANVSQTAISNPADQSANLTEFGVSYWIVEQLTQLMGGHIETQFNPPSQLIFRLIYPEVKVVEFPNSAEAVAPTATTSNIYA from the coding sequence ATGAGCTCACTGTATTGGCGACAATTTTTGTACTCAGTAGTGATTGTTATTTGTATTCCAGCAATATTAATTGCTAATTTGATTCTGCATAATAACAATTTCACCACGCTACTTAATCAGGAGCTGCAAAGCAAGGCCGAGCTAACCGCTCAAGCGCTAAGCACCACCGTAACCGATTCACTTAGCCAGCCAGATGTAATTAGCGCCAAAATTAGTGCCTTAATTAAAAACTCAGATATCAAAGAAATTACAGTATATAAATATAACAATAACGCGTTTTCTGTGGTATCTACTACTAACCCGGAAAACGAGGTGAAGGTGCTAGACGCGCCATCATCAAACACCGCTTGGAATGAAAAACGCGCTATAGCAACTCAGTTTGGCTCGGCAAACACCAATGATCACGTTTATACCGTAACCACCCCAATTTACGATGCCGATGGAAATGCTGCTGCGCTGTTGGTAAGCCAAATTTCGGTAGCAGACATAGACGCACTGGTAAAAAGTAACAACCAGCAAACCCTGTACTTCTTATTAGCAAGCATATTGGTAATATTTATTTTGCTTATTAACCACTTTCATTTTGTCGGATACGCCAAGCTACTTTATGCTCTTAAAAATGTAAATCAACTAAAAGATCGGTTTCTTAACCGCACTACCATGGACCTGCAAGAGCCGTTAATGAATATCAAAAGTAGCTCCGAATCGTTTAATAAACTCTACTCGCAATCGGTTGATGCCAATGGGCTCAAAATGATCAGCGACATCAACGCCGAATCGGTCAAAATGCTAGAAGTGGTTAAAGAGCTACTAGATTTAAGTAAAATTGAACACAACCAAATAGAACTTCAGCGGCAGCCGATCAATCCAATGAAAATTTGTGCCGATGTAGTGGCAAAGCTTGCGCCGGTTACCATGGCAAAGCAAATAAATATCTCGTTAAATATCGATAAAACTCAGGGGCTTATTTCGGTTGATCAAAGCAGACTAAGCCAAGAAATTTCAATGTTGCTTAATGTATTTATTGAGCATATGGAAAATGGAGAGATTAAGATTGCCTACGAGCAAATCACCAAAAACCGCTGGTCGGTAACTATCTCTAGCGATACTTTTAGATATAAAGATGCAGCTAACGTATCTCAGACCGCAATTTCTAATCCTGCTGATCAGTCAGCTAACTTAACCGAATTTGGGGTAAGTTATTGGATTGTAGAGCAATTGACTCAATTAATGGGTGGGCATATTGAAACTCAGTTTAATCCCCCATCTCAATTGATCTTTAGATTGATTTATCCGGAAGTTAAAGTAGTTGAGTTCCCTAACTCAGCCGAAGCCGTCGCTCCCACTGCCACTACCTCCAATATTTATGCATAG
- a CDS encoding immunoglobulin domain-containing protein encodes MRIRLKPRYVWALTVVLIMVGMLSFSLSQNRLARADSTSSCAVQWTYKNSDNITAAVKVTGWKYDIGGTITTFGKINALGSQNPADSPPKYFAIEVTDSDVVVSKVNIGGVDRNHCVVTSNAGNYSGDNYNGLAIVRVEATAYGTYGQVRITITKASDGSTLYQIPSTEQPPTTTGGSYVTISSTITGSAPAITTQPSSATVTAGQTATFTVAASGTAPLSYQWQKNGSNVSGATSASYTTGALSTSDSGSKYKCTVTNAYGSATSNEATLTVNAPPPSDTAPSITTQPSNITVSAGQTATFTVAASGTAPLSYQWKKNGSNISGATSSSYTTGTLATGDSSSKYKCTVTNSVGNVTSNEATLTVNAVGGGDSTPTPTPSSGNNTGNTGTGNTGTSTTAAPQVVVANTPAPQVGVSAGTGAAPAAPVSSINVPSSLTAEDFPGDQGGNTTLKWKASTSSSINGYMVYRSTTNNTKDFVNVAKTEKTVLQYIDTKADVGTTFYYFVRAYKGTSESKSSNTVSFASVDNLAPGIPVNLVVTSYSKSIIKLSWTANIDTDLSEYILNINNASGTNIETVKLTKSTLSYNVVLANHPKLVLATDYQFTLQATDIHNNTSNPSTAVTASFKEAPVVVPTETKTQAQKLLTPTNLSIGGGATLILISIAGWLIRRRITRLP; translated from the coding sequence ATGAGAATAAGATTAAAACCTCGTTATGTTTGGGCACTGACAGTTGTATTGATAATGGTTGGGATGCTTAGTTTTTCGCTGTCCCAAAATCGTTTAGCTCGCGCAGACTCTACATCTTCATGTGCGGTTCAATGGACATATAAAAATTCGGATAATATCACCGCTGCCGTAAAAGTAACCGGCTGGAAGTATGATATTGGCGGAACGATTACTACTTTCGGTAAGATTAATGCCCTTGGCAGTCAAAACCCAGCAGATAGTCCTCCAAAATACTTTGCCATTGAAGTAACAGATTCTGATGTAGTTGTTAGTAAAGTTAATATTGGGGGAGTTGACCGCAATCATTGTGTGGTTACTAGCAATGCTGGCAATTATTCCGGAGATAATTATAATGGGCTAGCTATTGTAAGAGTAGAAGCCACTGCTTATGGCACATACGGTCAAGTGCGAATTACTATAACCAAAGCAAGCGATGGAAGCACTCTGTATCAAATTCCATCGACAGAACAGCCGCCAACCACAACAGGTGGTTCATATGTCACCATATCATCCACAATCACTGGTTCTGCGCCAGCCATCACGACTCAACCATCTAGCGCTACTGTGACGGCCGGGCAGACGGCAACATTTACCGTTGCGGCTTCCGGTACCGCGCCACTGTCATATCAATGGCAGAAAAACGGGAGTAATGTTTCCGGCGCAACCAGTGCGTCATATACAACAGGAGCCTTATCTACATCAGATAGTGGTAGTAAATATAAATGTACCGTCACTAACGCTTACGGTAGTGCTACTTCTAACGAAGCAACTTTAACGGTTAATGCACCACCACCTAGCGATACCGCCCCGTCAATCACAACTCAACCATCTAATATCACCGTCAGTGCCGGTCAAACTGCTACATTTACCGTTGCGGCTTCTGGTACAGCACCGCTATCGTATCAGTGGAAGAAAAATGGTAGCAATATCTCTGGCGCAACTAGTTCGAGTTACACCACCGGGACATTGGCAACAGGGGACAGTAGTAGCAAATATAAATGTACCGTTACTAATTCCGTTGGTAACGTAACCTCCAACGAGGCAACACTAACGGTTAATGCGGTTGGGGGCGGTGATTCTACTCCAACGCCAACGCCTAGTTCCGGTAACAACACCGGTAATACCGGTACTGGCAACACGGGTACAAGCACAACTGCTGCGCCCCAAGTTGTAGTAGCTAATACCCCCGCACCTCAAGTTGGTGTATCTGCTGGTACTGGTGCTGCACCAGCTGCTCCGGTATCATCTATTAATGTACCGTCTAGTTTAACTGCAGAAGATTTTCCCGGAGATCAAGGCGGAAATACTACTCTAAAATGGAAGGCATCTACATCATCTAGTATTAACGGTTATATGGTTTACCGTAGTACTACTAATAATACTAAAGATTTTGTAAACGTAGCTAAAACTGAAAAAACAGTATTACAGTATATCGATACTAAAGCAGATGTTGGTACTACATTTTATTACTTCGTTAGAGCATACAAAGGTACCTCTGAATCAAAAAGCTCTAATACGGTTAGTTTTGCTTCAGTAGATAACCTAGCTCCGGGTATTCCGGTTAATCTGGTTGTAACTAGCTATTCTAAATCAATAATTAAACTATCTTGGACTGCGAATATCGATACAGACTTATCTGAATACATACTAAATATTAATAACGCTTCCGGTACTAACATCGAGACAGTCAAACTAACCAAATCAACATTAAGCTACAATGTTGTACTAGCAAATCACCCTAAACTCGTATTAGCCACAGACTACCAATTCACCTTACAAGCTACTGACATTCACAATAACACTTCAAACCCATCCACGGCTGTTACAGCGTCATTTAAAGAAGCTCCTGTTGTGGTTCCAACTGAAACTAAAACTCAAGCCCAAAAACTACTCACCCCAACCAATCTTTCAATTGGTGGTGGAGCTACGTTAATCTTAATCTCAATTGCCGGATGGCTAATCCGCCGCCGCATTACTCGGCTGCCTTAA